GCCGACAGGCGCAAGGGAACGCGCGAGTTTGTTCCTAAACGGAACAGCACGGGGACTTCTAAACGGACGAAGCCTGCTATAACTTGCCTGCTTTTTTTCTAAGCTTGCTTGGTTAAGCTGATAACAAAGATAACAAACATTAATTAAAATCTTAGTAAATTATTGAAGCTACTAAAGCATCTACATCGAATCTTTATAAAGCCCAATGAAAAAATGGAAAAATTATTAGTGAACTTTAATTGAAATTTATATTTAACCTCAATTATTTCAGTTTGAAGCGATCGCCTTGGCGCGAAATTTATTACTTTTGGCGCCGATAACAATTTAGATATGTTGCGGGAATTAAATACAGTGCTAGTAAAGTCGCTCCTATAACTCCATTGGCGATCGCAACTACTAGAGGTGGCCAAAATTCCCCACCGCCTAATAATAAAGGTACAAAACCAATAGCAGTAGTTAAGGTAGTGGCAATTACATGGCGAGTAGAATGCAACACCACTTCTCTAATAGCTGGCTTGTTCCCAGTTTTAGCTAGAGGATGCTGTTGAATAGCAGCTAGCACCACAATCGAATCATTAATTGCTACGCCAATTAAGCCTACCTTACCGATAATTGGGTTGAAACCAAAAGGATAGCCAAACAACCAAATGGAAAACAAGCCTAACCCAAAAGAGGCGATCGCCACCACGCCGATAAACGCAGCCAAACGAAAAGAACCTAAAGATAAAACTAAAGTCGCTATCATCAGGACAATTAAGACTCCCACCGTCGAAACTAAACCACCGAGGGCATCATTTTTTTCTTCTGCCTCTCCGCCAAACTCATAGCTATAGCCGTTGGGAAGTTGCCAGTTAGCTTCAGTTAGTTGCTGTTTAAAATCGGTCAATGCTTTATCGGGGGAAACTCCTGGGGTCAAAAAGCCTTGAATTGTATTAACTCTTTGTCCGTTGTAGCGAGTGATTTTAGCAAGTTCTGGTTCGAGAGTTATCTTGCCTAAAGATGATAGGGGAACATTTTGAACCTCATCACTCGAACCATTTTGGTTTGATAATAAATTTAAAGAGGGCTTTAATGCTGAAACTATCGCGTCAAAAGGTGAGTTGAGAATGCTTTTATCGATAGTGATATCTAAGTCTTTAATCTCAGCAGATAGTTGTCTTACTGCTGCTTGCTGTGCTCTTATTTGTTCGACCCTCGAACCATTTTGTAACTCGTCTAAATTGCTTTTGGCGTTGGCTAAACGTTCTTTCAAGGCTTTACGATTAAAAGCGATTTCATCTAACTCCTCACGGGCGATCGCACCTTCTGCGTACAAATATTCTCGACGGGAACTTTTAAGCTTTTCTAGTTCTAGCTGCTGTTGAAGATCCCTTACGTTTGCTTGTGCTGCTGCTATTTCTTCTATTCTCGCACCATTTTTTAGTTCTGCCAGAACTGCATCT
This DNA window, taken from Pleurocapsa sp. FMAR1, encodes the following:
- a CDS encoding efflux RND transporter permease subunit, which encodes MAHKEQQDAVLAELKNGARIEEIAAAQANVRDLQQQLELEKLKSSRREYLYAEGAIAREELDEIAFNRKALKERLANAKSNLDELQNGSRVEQIRAQQAAVRQLSAEIKDLDITIDKSILNSPFDAIVSALKPSLNLLSNQNGSSDEVQNVPLSSLGKITLEPELAKITRYNGQRVNTIQGFLTPGVSPDKALTDFKQQLTEANWQLPNGYSYEFGGEAEEKNDALGGLVSTVGVLIVLMIATLVLSLGSFRLAAFIGVVAIASFGLGLFSIWLFGYPFGFNPIIGKVGLIGVAINDSIVVLAAIQQHPLAKTGNKPAIREVVLHSTRHVIATTLTTAIGFVPLLLGGGEFWPPLVVAIANGVIGATLLALYLIPATYLNCYRRQK